One Candidatus Methylomirabilota bacterium genomic region harbors:
- a CDS encoding DUF2127 domain-containing protein, which produces MPRRDRLVGLIGGYELVRGLVLLVVGWATVELAEDRDGRWLTFWLSYLLQFPAPYWTEVALSGLGLTLPPPWQLAAATLCSAGLSLVQGIGLLMGQRWAMWLTLIVTVLSLPLQIYELIDRVWWIRLVFLAVNLAIAYVLVVRLRGDRREG; this is translated from the coding sequence CTGCCGCGTCGCGATCGGCTGGTCGGGCTCATCGGCGGGTACGAGCTGGTCAGGGGCCTCGTGCTCCTGGTGGTCGGATGGGCCACGGTGGAGCTGGCCGAGGACCGTGACGGTCGCTGGCTGACCTTCTGGCTGAGCTACCTGCTCCAGTTCCCCGCCCCGTACTGGACCGAGGTGGCTCTGAGCGGGCTCGGCCTGACGCTGCCCCCGCCGTGGCAGCTCGCCGCGGCGACGCTCTGCTCGGCGGGCCTGTCCCTCGTCCAGGGAATCGGCCTGCTCATGGGGCAGCGGTGGGCGATGTGGCTCACCCTGATCGTCACCGTGCTGTCGCTGCCGCTCCAGATCTACGAGCTGATCGATCGTGTCTGGTGGATCCGCCTGGTCTTCCTCGCGGTGAACCTGGCCATCGCGTACGTGCTGGTCGTCCGCTTGCGGGGCGATCGACGCGAAGGCTAA